From Chryseobacterium sp. H1D6B, a single genomic window includes:
- a CDS encoding outer membrane beta-barrel protein, which produces MILKKLFSFLLIVSIFSLQGQRKKTDTLYVYEKVIVHDTIYLEKSLKRKSNDIVQPSLSVKEKEIKNRSLTLKNKDPKTQNLYAGFQYGIGIGIGLKNSSWAKELSNKKQSGENLEIWVSKNILTPSLSLLLAANIYRWNSTFDLDGNKEDTFLNGYYFTQDRQPLLFQTFNNKHFEYVLRLEIGYEWKNFRPFAGFLVNRSIYKMQFLVPENNVLDKLDDFKSNQNNYGFTFGIQYKFFKRFLVSLDYQYYKMKNLSLKNSSFDFDIFKANNTFAERKLTLGLSYILSK; this is translated from the coding sequence ATGATCCTCAAAAAACTATTCTCATTTCTTTTAATCGTTTCAATATTCTCTCTCCAAGGGCAGAGAAAAAAAACAGATACTTTGTACGTGTATGAAAAAGTAATCGTTCATGATACGATTTATTTAGAAAAGTCCTTAAAAAGGAAATCAAATGATATTGTACAGCCTTCATTAAGTGTAAAAGAAAAAGAAATTAAAAACCGCAGTCTTACTCTTAAAAACAAAGATCCAAAGACTCAAAATCTCTATGCAGGCTTTCAATACGGAATTGGAATCGGGATAGGATTAAAAAACAGCAGCTGGGCAAAAGAACTTTCAAATAAAAAACAGTCTGGAGAAAACTTGGAAATTTGGGTTTCAAAAAACATACTTACCCCGAGTCTTTCATTACTGCTTGCTGCCAATATCTACCGCTGGAATTCCACTTTTGATTTAGACGGCAACAAGGAAGACACATTCTTAAACGGTTATTATTTCACACAAGACCGGCAGCCCCTGTTATTCCAGACTTTTAACAACAAACATTTCGAGTATGTACTCAGATTAGAAATAGGTTACGAATGGAAAAATTTCCGCCCTTTTGCAGGGTTTCTGGTGAACAGGAGTATTTATAAAATGCAGTTTTTAGTTCCCGAGAACAATGTGCTGGATAAACTAGATGATTTTAAATCTAATCAAAACAATTATGGCTTTACTTTTGGAATCCAATATAAATTTTTTAAACGGTTTTTAGTATCACTGGATTATCAATATTATAAAATGAAGAATTTATCATTAAAAAACAGCTCATTTGATTTTGATATTTTTAAGGCTAATAATACCTTTGCTGAAAGAAAACTTACCTTGGGATTATCTTATATTCTTTCTAAGTAA
- a CDS encoding BatD family protein — protein MQYRLIYILCILSSVISYGQVSFSVTPDKNDYNGKDVINLTIVLEMNGSEYNQQTPIRLPDLSKFNMIGSGSVNNGYMDPETNTVITQLVTRIALEPKQKGKLKIGSVLVTINNKIYKTEPFDVFIKDVDKKAVASTSNDVYLNMEIEDREVYQDQPTIAVLKVYSKNIDNLRKVRNINLPQQDNINVHPINFTKSEIDPSGYGNMPSQVLAMFMVFPNEAGYVEVPSVSASLNTYSAKNKILSNKVRLNVRKLPEGSPEYFKNAVGNFNVTVYNASKEKVEVKKPINVVVKVSGEGNLTDMYLPKIQESPDYEVFAPKITSKTAPGTAGIKGEISANYVVIPKKAGPISIKTEQFAYFNPADKQYVDLGQETLAVNAFSHEQIMEARSTVEKVNEYTNNFLETVDTPVLKTTSFKVKEKSKFHWNVLLANIFILLGLFIIYLLFKSWQKKRNLIKETVPLKPIGSVAETENEIRERLKTDITDYFSYLETLKNREDYQKFFDTIDEMDSEVRNQYFQSSKEEFRKFLEDYKGASIAEEYRNLSQRIQIEKYAPVKSAEGIDELLKDIVNLYSQICK, from the coding sequence ATGCAGTACAGATTAATTTACATATTGTGCATTCTTTCGTCCGTAATTTCTTACGGACAGGTAAGTTTTTCTGTAACCCCGGATAAAAATGATTACAATGGAAAAGATGTTATTAATCTTACCATTGTTCTTGAAATGAACGGAAGTGAATATAACCAGCAGACCCCGATTCGTCTTCCTGATTTATCAAAGTTCAATATGATTGGAAGCGGTTCTGTGAATAATGGCTATATGGATCCTGAAACCAACACAGTGATCACCCAATTAGTCACTAGAATTGCTCTTGAACCTAAGCAGAAAGGGAAATTAAAGATAGGCTCCGTTCTGGTAACCATTAACAATAAGATATACAAAACTGAACCTTTTGATGTATTTATAAAAGATGTCGATAAAAAAGCTGTTGCCAGTACTTCCAATGATGTTTATCTCAACATGGAAATTGAAGACAGAGAAGTATATCAGGACCAGCCTACTATTGCTGTTTTGAAGGTGTATTCTAAAAATATAGACAATCTTAGAAAGGTAAGAAACATCAATCTTCCTCAGCAGGATAACATCAATGTCCACCCCATTAATTTTACAAAATCTGAAATCGATCCTTCAGGGTATGGAAATATGCCGTCGCAGGTTTTAGCCATGTTTATGGTGTTTCCAAATGAGGCAGGATATGTTGAGGTACCTTCTGTATCTGCTTCTCTAAATACTTATAGTGCTAAAAATAAAATACTTTCAAATAAAGTAAGACTTAATGTAAGGAAGCTTCCTGAGGGGTCACCTGAATATTTTAAGAATGCTGTGGGTAATTTCAATGTAACTGTTTACAATGCTTCAAAAGAAAAAGTAGAGGTTAAGAAGCCGATCAATGTTGTTGTAAAAGTTTCGGGGGAAGGGAATTTAACAGATATGTATCTGCCGAAGATTCAGGAGTCTCCGGACTATGAAGTTTTCGCTCCTAAAATAACATCTAAGACCGCTCCAGGAACGGCAGGAATAAAAGGTGAGATCTCAGCTAACTATGTGGTCATACCCAAAAAAGCGGGTCCTATTTCCATTAAAACTGAGCAGTTTGCTTATTTTAATCCAGCAGATAAACAATATGTAGATTTGGGACAGGAAACACTTGCTGTAAATGCATTTTCTCATGAACAGATTATGGAAGCCCGTTCTACCGTTGAAAAGGTAAATGAATACACTAATAATTTTTTAGAAACAGTAGATACTCCTGTATTAAAAACTACCTCTTTTAAAGTTAAAGAAAAGAGTAAATTCCATTGGAATGTACTTCTTGCCAATATTTTCATTTTATTAGGTTTATTTATTATTTATCTTTTATTTAAGAGTTGGCAAAAAAAACGTAATTTAATTAAAGAAACCGTACCGTTAAAACCTATAGGTTCTGTGGCGGAAACTGAAAATGAAATCAGAGAAAGACTGAAAACAGATATTACTGATTATTTTAGTTATTTGGAAACATTGAAAAATAGGGAAGACTATCAAAAGTTTTTTGATACAATAGATGAAATGGATTCAGAAGTAAGAAACCAGTATTTTCAAAGCTCTAAGGAAGAATTTAGGAAGTTTCTGGAAGATTATAAAGGCGCTTCCATTGCTGAAGAATATAGAAATCTTTCCCAAAGAATTCAGATAGAAAAGTATGCACCGGTAAAATCTGCAGAAGGAATTGATGAACTTTTAAAAGATATTGTTAATTTATATTCTCAAATTTGCAAATAA
- a CDS encoding chorismate-binding protein, producing MIYFKLPFDEKLYTTDQHSDKNSITFHSFDNKQELQCSGNSIETTPEKFNEIIISSRDLTKDNTHYTAETKEEYLEKLKQVIEVIKENKLPKLVLSRRKIYRDFNDVDLKESFKNLCSSYPNAFRYLLLQGENSWMGAFSEVLGKFNKNTHQFETMSLAGTLPVAESWSEKEIEEQKPVTFYIQNILKNYSENIKISETYDHITGNIKHLRTDFKAEIKPQDLDLIIQELHPTPAVCGIPKDFCRENIQKFEKFPRELYAGYIKIETDEFIQYFVNLRCAKLYKDAVHLFVGGGITAQSSPQKEWTETELKSEAVLKNLVIS from the coding sequence ATGATTTATTTTAAACTACCTTTTGACGAAAAGCTGTATACTACTGATCAGCATTCAGACAAAAATTCAATTACTTTTCATTCTTTTGATAATAAACAAGAGCTTCAGTGCAGCGGAAATAGTATTGAAACAACACCTGAGAAATTCAACGAGATAATAATTTCAAGCAGAGATCTCACAAAAGATAACACTCATTACACCGCAGAAACTAAAGAAGAATACTTAGAAAAACTAAAGCAGGTCATTGAAGTTATTAAGGAAAATAAACTTCCAAAATTAGTTCTTTCTAGAAGAAAAATATATAGAGATTTTAATGACGTAGATTTAAAAGAAAGCTTTAAAAACCTATGCTCATCATATCCGAATGCTTTTAGATATTTGCTGCTGCAAGGCGAAAATTCTTGGATGGGAGCGTTTTCAGAAGTGTTAGGAAAGTTCAACAAGAATACCCATCAATTTGAAACAATGAGTCTCGCAGGCACTCTTCCTGTGGCTGAAAGCTGGTCTGAAAAGGAAATCGAAGAACAGAAACCGGTAACTTTTTATATCCAAAATATCCTTAAGAACTATTCAGAAAATATAAAAATATCTGAAACTTATGATCATATAACAGGAAATATTAAACATTTAAGAACAGATTTTAAAGCGGAAATAAAGCCCCAAGATTTAGATCTAATCATTCAAGAACTTCATCCTACGCCAGCAGTTTGTGGAATTCCAAAAGATTTTTGCAGGGAAAACATTCAAAAGTTTGAAAAATTCCCGCGTGAGCTGTATGCAGGATACATCAAAATTGAAACAGACGAATTCATCCAGTATTTTGTGAATCTGCGCTGTGCAAAGTTATATAAAGATGCCGTTCATCTATTCGTAGGAGGCGGTATTACAGCCCAAAGCAGTCCTCAAAAGGAGTGGACCGAAACAGAATTAAAATCTGAAGCAGTATTGAAAAATCTGGTTATTTCTTAA
- a CDS encoding VWA domain-containing protein, translating into MDWYLGNYWYLFLLLLLPLLASFLIRFLKWKNKKKEIFADSQFHEGLFEKRSGFTRFFPALYLLGALFLIFSIIDLLNGSEEVKSNQRLNNVIFMLDVSNSMNAEDISPNRLTEAKNLMINTMHKMKNDKVGIVIFAGEAVSIMPLTTDYNSAETYVNAIETNSMQIQGTDFLKGMQVVVDKFKNVSKGSRKVVLLSDGEDNEGNDNAAIKLANKEGIMITSVGIGSDEGAPVPEYQFGQLMGYKADVNGETVISKRQTEALNKMAASTGGTYIDGNNINEAPDRITDALNKKLSSSETMVRSQNANHYYQYFLAVSIFFFFLIYIFNPKRDFNV; encoded by the coding sequence ATGGATTGGTATTTAGGAAATTACTGGTATTTATTTTTACTGCTGCTGTTGCCGCTGTTAGCCTCTTTTTTGATCCGTTTTCTAAAATGGAAGAATAAAAAGAAAGAAATTTTTGCAGACAGCCAGTTTCATGAAGGACTATTTGAAAAGAGATCGGGATTTACAAGATTTTTTCCGGCCCTCTATCTTTTGGGTGCTTTGTTTTTGATCTTTTCCATTATTGATCTGTTGAATGGCTCTGAGGAAGTAAAAAGCAATCAGAGATTGAACAACGTGATTTTTATGCTTGATGTTTCCAACTCTATGAATGCCGAGGATATCAGCCCTAACCGTTTAACGGAAGCGAAAAATCTGATGATTAATACCATGCATAAAATGAAAAATGATAAGGTAGGAATCGTAATATTTGCAGGAGAAGCGGTGTCTATTATGCCTTTGACGACAGATTATAATTCAGCTGAAACCTATGTGAATGCGATAGAAACCAATTCCATGCAGATTCAAGGGACAGATTTCCTAAAAGGGATGCAGGTTGTTGTAGATAAATTTAAAAATGTAAGCAAAGGCTCAAGAAAAGTGGTATTGTTGAGTGACGGTGAAGATAATGAAGGAAATGATAACGCAGCCATCAAATTAGCCAATAAGGAAGGGATCATGATCACTTCTGTCGGAATAGGATCTGATGAAGGAGCCCCTGTTCCGGAATATCAGTTTGGCCAGCTGATGGGATACAAAGCAGATGTAAATGGAGAAACGGTGATCTCTAAAAGACAGACAGAAGCACTGAATAAAATGGCAGCATCTACCGGCGGAACTTATATTGACGGAAATAATATAAATGAAGCTCCAGATAGAATAACGGATGCACTTAATAAAAAATTATCATCTTCAGAAACAATGGTAAGATCCCAGAATGCTAATCATTACTATCAGTACTTTTTAGCAGTTTCTATATTTTTCTTCTTTTTAATTTATATTTTTAATCCAAAAAGAGATTTTAATGTTTAA
- a CDS encoding MoxR family ATPase, producing the protein MSDTYQAEDIRQLTEKVKEKNYLFSLLRQEINKVIIGQEYMIDRLLVGLLGNGHVLLEGVPGLAKTLAIKTLAEAVHGEFSRIQFTPDLLPADVVGTMIFNIKDNDFSIKKGPVFANFVLADEINRAPAKVQSALLEVMQEKQVTIGDETMKLPKPFLVLATQNPIDQEGTYLLPEAQSDRFMLKCKIDYPEFEDERKIMRMVSTSHQPEIKPVVTLEDIVEAKSLINQIYLDEKIEKYILDMVFATRYPEKYGLSELKNYISFGASPRASINLAIASRAYAFLRGRAFVIPEDVKELAKDVLRHRIGLTFEAEAEEISSEEIVNRILAKIQAP; encoded by the coding sequence ATGTCAGATACATATCAAGCAGAAGATATCCGTCAGCTGACGGAAAAAGTAAAAGAAAAAAATTATTTATTTTCTCTTCTGAGGCAGGAAATCAACAAAGTTATTATCGGTCAGGAATATATGATAGACCGCCTTTTGGTAGGGCTTTTAGGAAACGGGCACGTTCTTTTGGAAGGGGTTCCCGGGCTGGCTAAAACACTGGCGATAAAAACACTGGCAGAAGCGGTTCATGGTGAGTTTTCAAGAATTCAGTTTACGCCGGATTTACTTCCTGCAGATGTTGTGGGAACTATGATTTTTAATATTAAAGACAACGATTTTTCTATAAAAAAAGGTCCGGTTTTCGCAAACTTTGTCCTTGCGGATGAGATCAACCGTGCACCGGCAAAAGTACAGTCGGCGCTGCTGGAAGTGATGCAGGAAAAGCAGGTGACCATTGGTGATGAGACGATGAAACTTCCAAAACCGTTTTTGGTACTGGCAACGCAGAACCCGATCGACCAGGAAGGTACTTATCTGCTGCCGGAAGCTCAGAGCGACCGTTTCATGCTGAAATGTAAAATAGACTATCCTGAATTTGAAGATGAAAGAAAAATCATGAGAATGGTCTCTACTTCTCACCAGCCTGAAATAAAGCCTGTTGTTACTCTAGAAGATATTGTAGAAGCTAAATCACTGATCAACCAGATCTATTTGGATGAAAAGATTGAAAAATATATTCTGGATATGGTTTTTGCAACCCGTTATCCTGAAAAGTATGGACTTTCAGAGCTTAAAAATTATATCAGCTTCGGAGCTTCACCAAGAGCGTCGATCAATTTAGCCATCGCTTCCAGGGCCTATGCATTTTTAAGAGGAAGAGCGTTTGTGATTCCTGAAGATGTAAAAGAACTGGCTAAAGATGTATTAAGACATAGAATTGGTCTAACTTTCGAGGCCGAAGCAGAGGAGATCTCATCAGAAGAGATTGTAAACAGGATTTTAGCAAAAATTCAAGCGCCTTAA
- a CDS encoding DUF58 domain-containing protein gives MQIKDIVKKVKQIEIRTRKKTEASLMGQYHSAFKGQGMTFSEVRPYQFGDEIRRIDWNKTARFQEPFVKVMEEERELTMMILVDISASMDYGTKTQLKREYAAEIAASLGFSAAGNNDKVGLILFADKVYKVIPPQKGRKHILSIISTILTADYVPAVSQIDKALEYMMGIFKRKSLVFLLSDFEDAYDSKMLRVASKKHQLLGMRIYDEKDNEIPDVGYTLLYDAETGDQVWADTSSARWRYTFAESQKQKVKALEEDFANSSASFMNINTGADYSKLLYSYFQKK, from the coding sequence ATGCAGATAAAAGATATTGTAAAAAAAGTTAAACAGATAGAGATCCGTACCCGAAAGAAGACGGAAGCTTCTCTGATGGGACAATATCATAGTGCTTTTAAAGGACAGGGAATGACTTTTTCTGAGGTTCGTCCGTATCAGTTTGGAGATGAAATCCGCAGAATAGACTGGAATAAAACAGCCCGGTTCCAAGAACCATTTGTCAAAGTAATGGAAGAAGAGAGGGAGCTGACGATGATGATTCTGGTAGATATTTCTGCTTCGATGGATTACGGAACGAAAACCCAGCTGAAAAGAGAATATGCTGCAGAAATTGCGGCAAGTTTAGGATTTTCAGCAGCAGGAAATAATGATAAAGTGGGATTGATTTTATTTGCAGATAAAGTGTATAAAGTAATTCCGCCGCAAAAAGGAAGAAAGCATATTCTTTCCATTATCAGTACTATTTTAACAGCGGATTATGTTCCTGCTGTTTCGCAGATCGATAAAGCATTAGAATATATGATGGGAATCTTTAAAAGAAAATCATTGGTTTTTTTGCTTTCAGACTTTGAAGATGCTTACGATTCTAAAATGTTAAGAGTGGCTTCAAAAAAGCATCAGCTGCTGGGGATGAGGATTTATGATGAAAAAGATAATGAAATTCCTGATGTCGGCTATACACTTTTATACGATGCAGAAACGGGAGATCAGGTCTGGGCTGATACCTCTAGTGCAAGATGGAGATATACTTTTGCAGAATCCCAGAAACAAAAAGTAAAAGCTTTAGAAGAGGACTTTGCAAACAGCTCGGCCAGTTTTATGAATATAAATACAGGAGCTGATTATTCGAAATTATTATACAGTTATTTTCAAAAGAAATAA
- a CDS encoding MarC family protein, producing the protein MEIFEEFSLKEVITCFMVLFAVIDIIGSLPIVVSLQQKFGKIEAKKASITAGLIMIVFLFVGNKILKFIGVDVNSFAIAGAVVIFIIALEMILGIEINKTTEAKAASIVPIAFPLVAGAGTLTTTLSLRAEFHDINIICGIILNTIFVYLVLKSATWLEKKMGEATLSILQKVFGIILLAISIKLFTANFAQLVQNYINF; encoded by the coding sequence ATGGAAATTTTTGAAGAGTTTTCTCTAAAAGAAGTTATTACCTGTTTTATGGTTCTTTTTGCTGTGATCGATATTATAGGCTCTCTTCCTATTGTGGTAAGCCTGCAGCAGAAGTTTGGTAAAATTGAGGCCAAAAAGGCTTCTATAACGGCAGGGTTGATTATGATTGTTTTCCTTTTCGTAGGAAATAAGATACTTAAATTTATTGGGGTAGATGTAAATTCTTTTGCGATCGCAGGAGCAGTTGTCATTTTTATAATCGCTTTAGAAATGATCTTAGGGATTGAGATTAATAAAACAACAGAAGCAAAAGCTGCTTCTATTGTCCCTATTGCTTTTCCTTTAGTAGCTGGAGCAGGGACTTTAACCACTACGTTATCCCTTCGTGCTGAATTTCATGATATTAATATTATTTGTGGAATTATTCTCAATACAATTTTCGTATATTTGGTGCTGAAATCTGCTACCTGGCTGGAGAAGAAAATGGGGGAGGCTACCTTGTCAATCCTACAGAAAGTTTTCGGAATTATCCTTTTAGCAATTTCTATTAAATTATTTACAGCAAACTTTGCACAATTGGTGCAGAACTATATTAATTTTTAA
- a CDS encoding GNAT family N-acetyltransferase, translated as MKEVLVRKAVREDCTSMLELIKELAAYEKALHEVTISLEEFTQDGFGNSPVWGAFVAEIDGEIVGISLFYDRYSTWKGRRLYLEDLVVTENRRGMQIGKKLFEATMEYGKSNQYSGMVFQVLNWNEPAINFYKKYAPKFDDEWLNVSIEFK; from the coding sequence ATGAAAGAAGTGTTGGTTAGAAAGGCTGTTCGGGAAGATTGTACTTCAATGCTGGAGCTGATAAAGGAGCTTGCCGCTTATGAGAAAGCTTTACACGAAGTTACTATCAGTTTAGAAGAATTTACCCAAGATGGTTTTGGAAATTCTCCGGTCTGGGGAGCTTTTGTGGCTGAAATTGATGGTGAAATAGTAGGGATTTCCTTATTTTACGACAGATATTCAACATGGAAGGGGAGAAGGCTTTATCTTGAAGATCTGGTAGTAACAGAAAATAGGAGAGGAATGCAGATCGGAAAAAAATTATTTGAAGCTACTATGGAATACGGGAAGTCAAACCAATACAGCGGAATGGTTTTTCAAGTCCTGAACTGGAATGAACCAGCTATTAATTTCTATAAAAAATATGCACCTAAGTTTGATGATGAATGGCTGAATGTTTCGATTGAGTTTAAATAA
- a CDS encoding VWA domain-containing protein codes for MFDFEFYSPWFLLLFLLFIPLLFRDFSRQKKKGIKVPTVKNMTGSSGIHAVLFVLKISKYIILSALIIAMARPRTFTVSQDRDDTKGVDIMMSIDVSLSMLSKDLVPDRITALKNIAVKFVEKRPNDRIGVVAYAAEAFTKVPVTSDHQAVIDEIKNLNSAGLEPGTAIGEGLSVAVNHLVKSKAKSKVIILMTDGVSNIENAMPPLVAAELAKNNNIKIYSIGIGTNGYALMPTQQDIFGDLIFTESEVMIDEQTLREVAQATGGKYFRATSNSSLEEVYNEINQLEKSDVKVSKLYNYEEYFKIFLWIALVILFLDALLRWKFYKILS; via the coding sequence ATGTTTGATTTTGAATTTTACAGTCCGTGGTTTTTACTGCTTTTTCTTTTGTTTATTCCGCTTTTATTTAGGGATTTCAGCAGGCAGAAAAAGAAAGGCATCAAAGTTCCTACTGTTAAAAATATGACTGGCAGCAGTGGTATCCATGCGGTACTTTTTGTATTGAAAATATCCAAATATATTATACTTTCTGCTCTTATCATTGCGATGGCAAGGCCAAGAACTTTCACTGTTTCTCAAGACAGAGATGATACAAAAGGTGTGGATATCATGATGTCTATTGATGTTTCTTTGAGTATGCTGTCCAAAGATCTTGTGCCGGACCGTATAACAGCTCTTAAAAATATTGCCGTAAAGTTTGTTGAAAAACGACCGAATGACAGAATAGGTGTAGTTGCCTATGCCGCGGAAGCCTTCACGAAAGTTCCGGTAACTTCGGACCACCAAGCAGTCATTGATGAAATAAAGAATCTGAATTCCGCCGGATTAGAACCTGGAACAGCTATTGGGGAAGGACTTTCTGTAGCGGTAAATCATCTTGTCAAAAGTAAGGCAAAAAGTAAAGTCATTATTTTAATGACAGACGGGGTGAGTAATATTGAAAATGCAATGCCTCCTTTAGTGGCCGCTGAACTGGCAAAAAATAACAACATAAAAATATATTCAATAGGAATTGGAACCAATGGATATGCTTTAATGCCTACCCAGCAGGATATTTTTGGAGATCTTATATTTACAGAATCAGAAGTGATGATCGATGAGCAGACCTTAAGAGAGGTTGCACAGGCTACAGGCGGTAAATACTTTAGAGCGACTTCCAACAGCAGTTTAGAAGAAGTTTATAATGAAATTAATCAACTGGAAAAATCCGATGTGAAAGTTTCTAAGTTGTATAATTATGAAGAATACTTTAAGATTTTTCTCTGGATTGCTCTGGTGATACTCTTTTTGGATGCACTGCTGAGATGGAAATTTTATAAAATTTTGAGCTGA
- a CDS encoding BatD family protein, giving the protein MKKILSILCFLICVNAFSQILSSNLEKKTLALGEVNHFIIKIDNLNNQQVSAAAKNELLPFHFEEIKDSIGTQPNLYERKIDFSVYEEGKFTIPELEFKVGDKVLKTIPYEIEVINTAQKGDQINDIMNNKEVKLEPKDYWELYKWYVLAALSVIALIVVIFMIVKWGRNKKSSPVVATNQTLKELDSLKKKKYIEEGNYRSFYVELLDISRKFITKQYNVPADVLLTDDLVQLMKTNNTISRDNEKIVEDVFLRGDLVKFAKTFPDKEIMEKDFTDIREFVKRSSNDLEFENLRKDV; this is encoded by the coding sequence TTGAAAAAAATACTATCTATATTATGTTTCCTGATCTGTGTGAATGCTTTTTCACAGATACTGTCTTCCAATCTTGAGAAGAAAACACTTGCTTTAGGGGAAGTAAATCATTTTATAATAAAAATTGATAACCTAAATAACCAGCAGGTTTCTGCAGCAGCTAAAAATGAACTGCTTCCTTTTCATTTTGAAGAAATCAAAGACAGTATAGGAACACAACCTAATTTGTATGAACGAAAAATTGATTTTTCGGTCTATGAAGAAGGGAAATTCACTATTCCAGAACTTGAATTTAAAGTCGGAGATAAAGTTTTAAAAACAATTCCTTACGAAATAGAGGTCATTAATACAGCTCAAAAAGGAGATCAGATTAATGACATTATGAATAATAAAGAAGTAAAACTTGAACCAAAGGATTACTGGGAGCTGTATAAATGGTATGTCTTAGCGGCACTATCTGTCATTGCTTTAATTGTCGTTATTTTTATGATTGTGAAATGGGGAAGAAATAAAAAAAGCTCTCCTGTTGTAGCTACTAACCAGACTTTGAAAGAATTAGATTCGCTTAAGAAGAAAAAATATATCGAAGAAGGGAATTACCGTTCATTCTATGTTGAACTGCTGGATATATCAAGGAAGTTTATTACAAAACAATATAATGTACCTGCCGATGTACTGCTTACCGATGATTTGGTGCAGTTAATGAAAACGAATAACACCATTTCGCGCGACAATGAAAAAATAGTAGAAGATGTATTTTTAAGAGGAGATTTGGTGAAATTTGCAAAAACCTTTCCAGATAAAGAAATTATGGAGAAAGATTTTACAGATATTAGAGAATTTGTGAAAAGATCATCAAATGACTTGGAATTTGAAAACTTAAGAAAGGATGTTTGA
- a CDS encoding tetratricopeptide repeat protein: protein MNTKIIFLSFIIAFSFFSFLSGQENYRTLVYEGNKKFNGKDYDGASSKYMEAVESNEKDFTAHYNLGNALYKNKKYEEAKAEFEKAQKLSQTIPDKVAALHNLGNTYIQMNQPEKAAEYYKQSLKQNPYSEATRKNYEIAKLKEKEKQQKKDQNNSGKGGGGKDQQKSDDQKGDQKQDKGTGQQNQGDSQQGKDPDKNQNNEGKIPKDLENALLDKVNEKEKETARKILNKNSYSMPQSNEKDW, encoded by the coding sequence ATGAATACTAAAATCATATTTTTATCGTTTATAATTGCTTTTTCATTTTTTAGTTTCTTGTCCGGGCAGGAAAACTACAGAACTTTGGTGTATGAAGGCAATAAAAAATTTAATGGTAAAGACTATGACGGAGCCTCTTCAAAGTATATGGAAGCTGTGGAATCCAACGAAAAAGATTTTACGGCTCATTACAATCTGGGGAATGCTTTGTATAAAAATAAAAAGTATGAAGAAGCTAAAGCAGAATTTGAAAAAGCCCAGAAACTTTCACAAACCATTCCAGATAAAGTGGCCGCTCTTCATAATTTAGGAAACACGTATATACAGATGAACCAGCCTGAAAAGGCAGCTGAATATTATAAACAGTCCCTAAAACAAAATCCGTACAGTGAAGCAACCAGGAAAAACTATGAAATTGCTAAGCTGAAGGAAAAAGAAAAACAACAGAAAAAAGACCAGAATAATTCTGGAAAAGGAGGCGGAGGAAAAGACCAGCAGAAAAGTGACGATCAAAAAGGAGATCAGAAACAAGATAAAGGAACCGGACAGCAGAATCAAGGGGACAGCCAGCAGGGAAAGGATCCTGACAAGAATCAAAATAACGAAGGTAAAATACCCAAAGATCTTGAAAACGCTCTTTTAGATAAAGTAAATGAAAAAGAAAAAGAAACCGCCAGAAAAATTTTAAATAAAAACTCTTATTCGATGCCCCAAAGCAACGAAAAAGATTGGTGA